In one window of Cytophagaceae bacterium ABcell3 DNA:
- the groL gene encoding chaperonin GroEL (60 kDa chaperone family; promotes refolding of misfolded polypeptides especially under stressful conditions; forms two stacked rings of heptamers to form a barrel-shaped 14mer; ends can be capped by GroES; misfolded proteins enter the barrel where they are refolded when GroES binds) has product MAKNIFFDTSAREKLKKGVDSLADAVKVTLGPKGRNVILDKKFGAPAITKDGVTVAKDIELKDAIENMGAQLVKEVASKTADQAGDGTTTATVLTQAIFAAGLKNVAAGANPMDLKRGIDKAVSAVVENLKNQSKNIDSSNEIAQVATISANNDHEIGKMIADAMDKVGKDGVITVEEAKGTETEVKTVEGMQFDRGYLSPYFATNTEKMEVELENPYILIYDKKISAMKELLPILEQAVQSGRPILIIAEDVDGEALATLVVNKIRGALKIAAVKAPGFGDRRKAMLEDIAILTGGTVISEERGYKLENATLDYLGTAEKVNIDKDNTIIVNGNGSKEDIQGRIQQIKAQMESTTSDYDKEKLQERLAKLSGGVAILYIGAATEVEMKEKKDRVDDALHATRAAVEEGIVPGGGVALIRASAVLESLQGANEDENTGIAIIKTAIEAPLRTIVYNAGLEGSVIVQKVKEGKDDYGYNAREDKYENMISVGIIDPTKVTRLALENSASIASLLLTTECVVADEPEENGGAAAPAMPPMGGGMGGMM; this is encoded by the coding sequence ATGGCAAAAAACATATTTTTCGATACAAGCGCCCGCGAAAAACTAAAAAAGGGTGTAGACTCTTTGGCAGACGCCGTTAAAGTAACCCTTGGCCCAAAAGGAAGAAATGTCATCCTTGACAAAAAATTTGGTGCACCTGCCATTACTAAAGATGGTGTTACTGTAGCCAAAGACATAGAGCTAAAGGACGCTATTGAAAACATGGGAGCTCAGTTAGTAAAAGAAGTTGCTTCTAAAACTGCTGACCAAGCTGGTGACGGTACTACTACTGCAACTGTATTGACTCAAGCTATTTTTGCTGCAGGTCTTAAAAACGTAGCTGCCGGTGCTAACCCAATGGACCTTAAAAGAGGTATAGACAAAGCTGTTTCTGCAGTTGTTGAAAACCTTAAAAACCAGTCAAAAAACATTGACAGCTCTAACGAAATTGCTCAGGTAGCAACTATTTCTGCTAACAACGACCACGAAATCGGCAAAATGATTGCTGATGCAATGGACAAAGTTGGTAAAGATGGTGTAATCACTGTAGAGGAAGCTAAAGGTACTGAAACAGAGGTTAAGACTGTTGAAGGTATGCAGTTTGACAGAGGATACCTTTCTCCATACTTTGCTACCAACACTGAGAAAATGGAAGTAGAGTTGGAAAACCCATACATCCTGATCTATGACAAGAAGATCTCTGCTATGAAAGAGCTTCTTCCTATACTAGAGCAGGCTGTACAAAGTGGAAGACCTATCTTAATTATCGCTGAGGATGTTGACGGTGAAGCGCTTGCTACACTTGTTGTTAACAAAATCAGAGGTGCTCTGAAAATTGCTGCTGTTAAAGCTCCTGGCTTCGGTGACAGAAGAAAAGCAATGCTTGAAGACATCGCTATCCTTACAGGCGGTACTGTAATTTCTGAAGAAAGAGGTTACAAACTAGAAAACGCTACGCTTGACTATCTTGGTACTGCTGAGAAAGTTAACATCGACAAAGACAACACTATTATTGTCAATGGAAACGGAAGCAAAGAAGATATCCAAGGTAGAATCCAGCAAATAAAAGCTCAGATGGAGTCTACTACATCTGACTATGACAAAGAAAAACTTCAGGAAAGACTTGCTAAGCTTTCTGGTGGTGTTGCTATCCTTTACATAGGTGCAGCTACTGAAGTTGAAATGAAAGAGAAAAAAGACAGAGTTGATGATGCCCTACATGCAACCAGAGCTGCCGTTGAAGAAGGTATCGTTCCTGGTGGTGGTGTAGCACTTATCAGAGCTTCTGCTGTGCTTGAGAGCCTACAAGGAGCCAATGAAGATGAAAATACTGGTATTGCCATTATTAAAACTGCCATTGAAGCTCCATTAAGAACTATCGTTTATAACGCTGGTCTTGAAGGTTCTGTAATTGTTCAGAAAGTAAAAGAAGGAAAAGACGACTACGGGTACAATGCTCGTGAAGACAAGTATGAGAACATGATCTCTGTAGGTATTATCGACCCTACTAAGGTTACAAGACTTGCGCTTGAAAACTCTGCTTCTATTGCTTCTCTGCTTCTTACTACTGAGTGTGTAGTTGCAGATGAGCCAGAGGAGAACGGCGGTGCTGCAGCTCCTGCTATGCCTCCTATGGGCGGCGGCATGGGCGGAATGATGTAA
- the pyrF gene encoding orotidine-5'-phosphate decarboxylase, with product MDRHQLFQEISRLGSYLCVGLDADIRKIPSHLKRAEDPIFEFNKAIIDATADYCVAYKPNIAFYEALGAKGWDSLQKTLNYIPADKFTIADAKRGDIGNTSSLYARAFFENLPFDSVTVAPYMGEDSVKPFMEFEGKWVILLALTSNAGSNDFQQIEGVSGVALFEEVMRKSMTWGNPDNLMFVVGATRGEMFKKIRQIAPEHFLLVPGVGAQGGDLKTVSEFGMNSKCGLLVNSSRGIIYASDGKDFAQAAAREAKAVKEEMEKYLSKYL from the coding sequence ATGGATAGACATCAATTGTTTCAGGAAATCTCCCGTCTCGGCTCTTATTTATGTGTAGGGCTCGATGCAGATATCAGAAAAATACCTTCTCACCTCAAAAGGGCTGAAGACCCAATTTTTGAGTTTAACAAAGCCATTATAGATGCTACAGCAGATTATTGTGTGGCATATAAGCCTAATATCGCATTTTATGAAGCTTTGGGAGCCAAGGGGTGGGACAGTTTGCAGAAGACTTTAAATTACATCCCGGCAGATAAGTTTACCATAGCTGATGCCAAGCGTGGGGATATCGGAAACACCTCATCGCTTTATGCAAGGGCTTTTTTTGAAAATTTGCCTTTTGACTCTGTAACGGTGGCTCCGTATATGGGAGAAGATTCTGTAAAGCCGTTTATGGAATTTGAGGGTAAGTGGGTTATTTTATTGGCCTTGACTTCTAATGCTGGAAGCAATGACTTTCAACAGATCGAAGGTGTAAGCGGGGTAGCGCTGTTTGAAGAGGTTATGCGAAAGAGCATGACTTGGGGCAATCCTGATAACCTGATGTTTGTGGTAGGTGCTACGCGTGGGGAAATGTTTAAGAAAATTCGTCAAATTGCCCCAGAGCATTTCTTGTTGGTACCTGGTGTAGGCGCACAAGGTGGCGATTTAAAAACGGTTTCGGAGTTTGGGATGAACAGTAAATGCGGGCTTTTGGTAAACTCTTCCAGAGGTATAATTTATGCTTCTGATGGAAAAGATTTTGCCCAGGCAGCTGCCCGTGAAGCCAAAGCTGTTAAAGAGGAAATGGAAAAATACCTTTCCAAATATCTTTGA
- a CDS encoding methyltransferase domain-containing protein: MNFDLSILQCPVTKHDLSEIKKEDFERLGLTEDFKGLGKINSGLIDSSQSYFYPIVDDIIVLHANYALYIGKDKDIRDKMSYDKKRVFDYYNEINYKTQNAMSIYEDSAKWVDYREVSKEYIQNSFTKAAKFYPPSGKYFLDIASGPIGLQEYLNLSRGYEYRICIDISINALIQAKHNFQHSAEKGIFICGDITNIPIKSNICNTVLSQHTLYHLPKKDQKTAVEELYRVALDGGGHVVIIYSWFWHGWFMNIALNVVQLYRIARHLAGKLYVKLNPKTKPRLYFHAHSPSWFKRSFSFSDKIEFYCWRSTDIYFMNMYIHKGLGGKKILRLLRKLEDKYSRFFGTFGEYPAIVIKK; encoded by the coding sequence ATGAACTTTGATTTAAGCATATTGCAATGCCCTGTTACCAAACACGACCTTTCTGAAATAAAGAAAGAAGATTTTGAGCGTTTGGGTTTAACTGAAGACTTTAAGGGGCTTGGCAAGATAAATTCTGGGCTCATAGATAGCTCCCAGTCCTACTTTTACCCCATAGTTGATGACATTATAGTTTTACACGCTAACTATGCCTTGTACATTGGGAAAGACAAGGATATAAGAGACAAAATGTCTTATGACAAAAAGCGGGTTTTTGATTATTACAATGAAATAAACTACAAGACTCAGAATGCTATGAGCATTTATGAGGACTCTGCAAAGTGGGTCGACTATAGAGAGGTTTCGAAAGAATATATCCAAAACTCTTTTACCAAAGCGGCCAAGTTTTATCCGCCTTCAGGCAAGTATTTTTTAGATATCGCCTCAGGCCCTATAGGTTTACAGGAATATCTAAATCTCTCCAGGGGCTATGAATATCGTATATGTATAGATATTTCAATCAATGCCCTGATTCAAGCCAAACACAACTTTCAACACAGTGCAGAAAAAGGTATCTTTATCTGTGGCGACATTACCAACATCCCTATCAAGTCTAACATCTGCAATACTGTTCTTTCGCAACATACCCTCTACCACTTACCCAAAAAAGACCAAAAAACTGCTGTAGAAGAACTATACAGGGTGGCACTAGATGGTGGAGGTCATGTTGTAATAATTTATAGCTGGTTTTGGCACGGATGGTTTATGAACATTGCCCTAAACGTGGTACAGTTATACCGTATTGCCAGACATTTGGCTGGAAAGCTTTATGTTAAGTTAAACCCTAAAACGAAACCTCGGCTTTACTTTCACGCACACAGTCCGTCGTGGTTTAAAAGAAGCTTTTCTTTTAGCGATAAGATCGAGTTTTACTGCTGGCGAAGTACAGATATCTACTTTATGAATATGTATATACACAAAGGTCTGGGAGGCAAAAAAATTCTACGCTTATTGCGCAAGCTAGAAGACAAATACAGCCGCTTTTTTGGTACTTTTGGAGAATATCCAGCCATTGTAATTAAAAAATAA
- a CDS encoding toxin-antitoxin system YwqK family antitoxin — protein sequence MNRNPLSLLVILLLLVILVDTGCRKHSRDDIAPFPSDTSRFFVHTAPPYYNGYHYSHYYDGSLRHEGNFKNGVASGHWKFYWPNGLLMKEGNYNNGRMSGQWKFFYPNGNLKEEGNYNNNVRSGHWKFFHENGVLRTEGNYNNNRRTGRWRFYYPNGQFSHQIDY from the coding sequence ATGAACCGGAACCCTCTTTCTTTGCTTGTTATTCTTCTTCTGCTTGTTATTTTAGTAGATACTGGTTGCCGTAAACATTCCAGAGATGATATAGCCCCTTTCCCTTCTGACACCTCTCGCTTTTTTGTTCATACAGCCCCTCCATATTACAATGGGTATCACTACAGCCATTACTATGATGGAAGCTTGAGGCATGAGGGGAATTTTAAAAATGGGGTTGCGAGTGGGCATTGGAAGTTTTATTGGCCCAATGGCCTTTTGATGAAAGAAGGCAATTACAATAACGGAAGAATGAGTGGTCAGTGGAAGTTTTTTTATCCAAATGGCAATCTGAAAGAAGAAGGGAACTATAATAACAATGTGCGCTCTGGCCATTGGAAGTTTTTCCATGAGAATGGAGTTTTGAGAACAGAGGGGAATTATAATAACAATAGGAGAACTGGGAGATGGAGGTTTTACTATCCAAATGGGCAGTTTAGCCACCAGATAGATTATTGA
- a CDS encoding co-chaperone GroES, with translation MSNVNLKPLADRVLVEPAAAEEKTASGIIIPDTAKEKPQKGSVVAVGEGKKDEPMTVKVGDTVLYGKYAGTELTVDGKDYLIMRESDIFAVL, from the coding sequence ATGTCAAACGTAAATCTGAAACCATTAGCGGACAGGGTTCTGGTTGAACCTGCCGCAGCAGAAGAAAAAACAGCATCCGGCATCATCATTCCTGATACTGCCAAAGAAAAGCCACAAAAAGGATCTGTGGTTGCTGTTGGAGAAGGCAAAAAAGACGAGCCTATGACAGTTAAGGTTGGTGATACTGTACTTTATGGCAAATACGCTGGTACAGAGCTTACCGTTGATGGTAAGGATTACCTAATCATGCGTGAATCTGACATTTTCGCAGTACTTTAA
- a CDS encoding acetyltransferase: MKNPVMIFGAKGLGKVALDIFQSNNVTIYCFLDDDNELHGKEIGDIAVLGRTDDKGFLQYLGKKCEAFIASDDNQYRETMVSMLRDRKIMPVNAIHQKAFVSEYAFLGYGNMINAGAVVNSYARISNHCIISCNATVDFDAQLDDFVQIGSGSIINSGVKIGKGAFIGSGVTIVSGVTIGKKARVGAGSVVVSDVKDGETVFGNPAKSID; the protein is encoded by the coding sequence ATGAAGAACCCTGTCATGATTTTTGGCGCTAAAGGACTGGGGAAAGTTGCTCTAGATATCTTTCAAAGTAACAATGTTACAATTTACTGCTTCCTTGATGACGACAATGAGCTTCATGGAAAAGAGATTGGAGATATTGCTGTCCTAGGCCGTACTGATGATAAAGGATTTCTCCAGTACTTGGGTAAAAAATGTGAAGCTTTTATAGCTTCAGATGATAACCAGTACAGAGAAACTATGGTTTCCATGCTGCGAGACCGTAAGATAATGCCTGTAAATGCGATTCATCAAAAAGCATTTGTTTCAGAATATGCGTTTTTAGGGTACGGCAATATGATCAATGCAGGAGCAGTTGTCAATAGCTATGCGCGAATTAGCAATCACTGCATAATCAGTTGCAATGCAACAGTCGATTTTGATGCACAGTTGGATGACTTTGTTCAGATAGGGTCTGGTAGCATCATCAATTCAGGTGTGAAAATTGGCAAAGGAGCTTTTATTGGTTCAGGAGTAACCATCGTCTCAGGTGTGACCATTGGCAAAAAGGCCAGGGTAGGTGCTGGTTCTGTGGTGGTTTCTGATGTTAAAGATGGCGAAACTGTTTTTGGAAATCCTGCCAAAAGCATAGATTAA
- a CDS encoding DUF2851 family protein yields MMKESFLHFIWEFQFFDKETLQTSDGEVVDILHQGLKNTNAGADFYNARIRTGGIEWSGSVEIHINASDWKKHRHHTDRAYNNVVLHVVWQDDCPVQRADGTFVPTIELKNRISPKMYEQYRQFLNAPGIIPCSVQFCQIPDIQKLAMLDRVLVERLHVKAEKVYALYEENNNDMEEAAWQLLAMNFGSKLNAEPFLMLGKALPLKILRKHGSNLMQMEALLFGMAGMLDGSFKDSYPNQLKKEFEFLSQKYGLKNKALQGHEWKFLRIRPAGFPTVKIASLAALIHKLSSLYTALINVEHTKEAEDLFDVEVSTYWQNHFVFDKPVDKALSGLGRSSVENIVINSIAPLLACTAKLRDNELLMDKAIALLESTGAENNRISRLYKNLGLEVRNAFDSQACIQLYRDYCRRKRCLECNGGIYLMKQHQLIS; encoded by the coding sequence ATGATGAAAGAATCCTTCCTACACTTTATTTGGGAGTTTCAATTTTTTGACAAAGAAACACTCCAAACAAGCGATGGAGAGGTGGTAGATATCCTCCATCAAGGTCTGAAGAATACCAATGCCGGGGCCGATTTTTACAATGCACGCATCCGGACAGGTGGCATTGAATGGTCCGGTAGCGTGGAAATTCATATCAACGCTTCGGATTGGAAAAAGCACCGGCACCATACCGACAGGGCTTATAACAATGTAGTACTGCATGTGGTATGGCAAGATGACTGTCCTGTACAACGTGCAGATGGTACTTTTGTGCCAACTATTGAGCTCAAAAACAGGATCAGTCCAAAAATGTATGAGCAGTACCGTCAGTTTTTAAATGCTCCTGGGATTATACCTTGTTCTGTACAGTTTTGCCAAATACCAGATATCCAAAAGCTAGCCATGTTGGATAGGGTGCTTGTAGAGCGATTGCATGTAAAAGCTGAAAAAGTATATGCGCTGTACGAAGAAAACAATAATGACATGGAGGAGGCTGCTTGGCAGTTATTGGCAATGAATTTTGGCTCTAAGCTTAATGCAGAACCTTTTTTAATGTTGGGTAAAGCCTTGCCGTTGAAAATTCTTCGTAAGCATGGTTCCAATCTCATGCAGATGGAGGCGTTGTTGTTTGGAATGGCCGGTATGCTGGATGGCTCGTTTAAAGATAGCTACCCTAATCAACTAAAGAAAGAGTTTGAATTTCTGTCCCAGAAGTACGGTTTGAAGAACAAAGCGCTTCAAGGTCATGAGTGGAAGTTTTTACGGATCAGGCCTGCTGGTTTTCCTACGGTTAAAATTGCTTCGTTGGCTGCACTTATACATAAGCTTTCGTCCTTGTACACAGCTTTGATTAATGTGGAGCATACAAAAGAAGCGGAAGATCTGTTTGATGTAGAAGTGTCGACTTATTGGCAAAATCACTTCGTATTTGACAAACCTGTGGATAAGGCGCTTTCAGGGCTTGGGAGATCGTCTGTAGAAAATATTGTTATTAATTCCATTGCGCCTTTATTAGCTTGTACCGCAAAATTAAGAGACAATGAGCTGCTTATGGACAAAGCAATTGCCTTACTAGAATCTACTGGGGCGGAAAACAATAGGATTTCAAGGCTTTACAAGAACTTGGGCTTGGAGGTAAGAAATGCTTTTGATAGTCAGGCATGCATTCAGCTTTATAGGGACTACTGCCGGCGTAAACGTTGTTTGGAATGCAACGGAGGTATTTACCTTATGAAGCAGCACCAACTGATTTCTTAA
- a CDS encoding outer membrane lipoprotein carrier protein LolA, with protein MKKVIYLIAALITFSTVVKAQNDPKAEAILDAMSKKYQNMSGFKANFTSTMENPERGIKESASGEIVVKGGKFNLKMGGQEIINNGKTVWTYTEEANEVLITNYEPDEDDITPTNIFSMYKNGYKYILMSEINEGGKTYNVVDLEPTERQGSIYKIRLVIAKDDNTIRSWKVYDKDGTQYNYVINSIQHDYKADDSMFSFDKSKHKGVKEEDLR; from the coding sequence ATGAAAAAAGTTATTTACCTTATAGCTGCACTCATAACTTTCTCTACAGTTGTGAAAGCACAAAACGACCCCAAAGCGGAAGCTATTCTGGATGCAATGAGTAAAAAGTACCAGAATATGTCTGGCTTTAAAGCAAACTTTACTTCTACAATGGAAAACCCTGAAAGAGGGATCAAGGAAAGTGCTTCTGGAGAAATTGTGGTAAAAGGTGGTAAGTTTAACCTGAAAATGGGTGGCCAGGAGATTATCAACAATGGCAAAACTGTTTGGACTTATACCGAAGAAGCTAATGAGGTATTGATTACCAATTACGAGCCTGATGAGGACGATATTACTCCTACCAATATTTTCAGTATGTACAAAAATGGATACAAGTACATCCTTATGTCTGAAATCAATGAAGGAGGTAAAACTTATAATGTAGTTGACTTGGAGCCAACAGAAAGACAAGGTTCTATTTATAAAATCAGATTAGTTATTGCCAAAGACGATAACACCATCAGAAGTTGGAAAGTATATGACAAAGATGGTACGCAGTATAACTATGTGATCAACAGTATTCAACATGACTACAAAGCAGACGACAGCATGTTCTCTTTTGATAAGTCAAAACATAAAGGAGTAAAAGAAGAAGATCTTCGCTAA
- a CDS encoding rhodanese-related sulfurtransferase yields MEQKYAILLYYCYTNIEDPEAFREEHHRFCVSLGILGRIIVASEGLNGTVSGRVEDCEAYMKAVKEDPRFADTDFKVDYADKHAFQKLHVRVKPEIVHSGLNGLHPKNKTGKHLNPEEFKKLKDQEDVVILDVRSNYEHKIGRFKNALTLDIENFRDFPEKVKELEPLKGKKILTYCTGGIKCEKASAFLLEQGFEDVYQLHGGIIKYGMEAGGEDFEGKCYVFDNRVVVDVNKVNPKVVSTCYVCGVECDRMVNCANSVCNRHVPICENCGWEMEGACSEECRCHPEKRPYDGTGYYQKELNGYNPLKGLKRKKDLSE; encoded by the coding sequence ATGGAACAGAAATACGCCATACTACTTTATTATTGTTATACAAACATTGAAGATCCTGAGGCATTTCGCGAAGAGCATCATCGTTTTTGCGTGTCTCTGGGCATTCTAGGCAGAATTATAGTAGCTTCTGAAGGCTTGAATGGTACTGTTTCCGGTCGTGTTGAAGATTGTGAAGCGTATATGAAAGCGGTCAAGGAAGACCCTCGTTTTGCTGATACTGATTTTAAGGTTGATTATGCAGACAAACATGCTTTTCAAAAGCTGCATGTACGGGTCAAGCCGGAAATTGTGCATTCTGGATTAAATGGGCTGCATCCAAAAAATAAAACTGGCAAGCACCTCAACCCTGAAGAGTTTAAAAAGCTCAAAGATCAGGAAGATGTGGTAATTTTGGATGTGAGGTCCAATTATGAGCATAAAATCGGTCGTTTTAAGAACGCGCTGACGCTTGATATTGAAAATTTTAGGGATTTTCCTGAAAAAGTGAAGGAATTGGAACCTTTAAAAGGGAAGAAAATCCTTACTTACTGCACTGGTGGCATCAAATGTGAAAAGGCCAGTGCTTTCCTTTTGGAACAGGGGTTTGAAGATGTGTACCAGTTGCACGGTGGAATTATTAAGTATGGCATGGAAGCCGGTGGCGAGGATTTTGAAGGAAAATGCTATGTGTTTGACAATAGGGTAGTGGTAGACGTGAATAAAGTTAACCCAAAGGTAGTTTCTACTTGTTACGTGTGTGGTGTAGAGTGTGATCGCATGGTCAACTGTGCAAACTCTGTTTGTAACCGTCATGTACCTATTTGTGAAAACTGTGGATGGGAAATGGAAGGCGCATGTTCCGAAGAGTGTCGCTGTCACCCAGAAAAAAGGCCTTATGATGGTACAGGGTATTATCAGAAAGAATTGAACGGCTACAATCCGTTAAAAGGACTGAAAAGGAAAAAGGATCTTTCAGAATAG
- the secG gene encoding preprotein translocase subunit SecG, which produces MITALIVLIIIVAVLLVLIVLAQNSKGGGLSSTFGGGANQLIGVKKTGDALEKITWGLAIGVLGLSFIFNVMADPGPTVDEAELTPAERRLQERRGLGEGQQREPADEDAAEFEDGIPLEEFEEEGAEQELPDLDQE; this is translated from the coding sequence ATGATTACTGCATTAATTGTCCTAATAATAATAGTAGCTGTTCTCCTTGTTCTTATAGTTCTTGCACAGAACTCTAAAGGAGGAGGCCTTTCAAGCACATTTGGAGGCGGAGCCAATCAGCTTATAGGCGTTAAAAAAACTGGCGATGCGCTTGAAAAAATAACCTGGGGTTTAGCCATAGGTGTTTTAGGGCTAAGCTTTATTTTTAATGTAATGGCTGACCCAGGTCCTACAGTAGATGAGGCTGAACTTACGCCAGCTGAAAGAAGATTGCAAGAGCGTCGTGGCCTTGGAGAAGGACAGCAACGTGAGCCTGCCGATGAGGACGCTGCTGAGTTTGAAGACGGAATTCCTCTTGAAGAGTTTGAAGAAGAAGGAGCTGAACAAGAACTTCCTGACCTAGACCAAGAATAA